GACTATTAAAGATGTCTATCTGGTGGTATGCTTGGTCGTTGCATTCAAATACATTTCCCCACCAGGAGCATAAGGCTACTAAGAAAATTAACTGTCTGGAAAAGACCTAATTACACCGTCAAAAGCCAGTACTCTTTGCGGAATATGACAGCAGATGAGAATTCGAAGATAACGGTGAATGAAATTATTCCGTTGATTGCAGCGATTGATGTGGGGACGACATCGTCGCGCGCCATCCTGTTTAACAGACTGGGACAGGAGGTCGCTAAACATCAAATTGAATATTCAACGTCTGCCTCGAAAGAGAAGTACGCGGCTTCTGGTAAGCGGAGGTTTGCTGTTGATGACGAGAACCAGCCTATCTTTTCGGCAGAAGGTATCGCTATTGAACAAAATGAGTTTTTGGAGATTGAAGACTTGATCAAGAGAACTGGTGATCCTACCCTGAGGTTTCCCAAGCCCGGTTGGGTGGAGTGCAAACCGTtgaatatcttgaacaacGTTGTCGAATGCTTCGCCAAGACATTGGCGTTTGCGCAGCAAGTCAACAGCCAACGTATCCCTGATGGATTACCGCCATACAGGATTCATTGCATCGGCATTGCAAGTATGAGAGAAACTACGCTTGTGTGGTCCAAGAGCACGGGTTTGCCAATCGTAGAGTATGGTATAGTGTGGAATGACACCAGAAATGCCGGGATAGTTACTGAGAAGAGAAATAACACATGCGAGGAGGAACAGGCGCGTCTCAGAAATAAGACTGGGCTGCCCCTGTACTCGACGTACTTCTCATGCTCGAAATTGCGCTGGTTGCTCGATAACGAACCAAAGGTGACAGAAGCTTACGAAAAGGGTGACCTTATGTTTGGAACTGTCGACGCGTGGTTGATTTATCATTTAACTTCTAGCAAGACATTTGTGTCCGATGTTACTAACGCGTCCCGTACCGGTTTCATGAACCTAGACACTCTGGATTACGATGAGGAGCTTCTTGAGTATTGGGGTATTGACCGAAAGAAAATTCATTTGCCAAAAATTGTGTCATCTGCAGAATACTATGGTGATTTCTGCGTACCGCAAGTGACCAAGGAACACATTAGTCCACAGGACTGGGAATTGCTTGAGGAATTCAGCAACAGAAACCCTCGAGTCCCCATACAGGGGTCGTTGGGTGATCAGAGTGCCTCTTTAGTCGGGCAACTGGCCTTCAAACCAGGTTCTGCTAAGTGTACCTACGGTACGGGCTGTTTTCTGCTATACAACACAGGATCCACTAAGCTTATTTCTCATCACGGTGCTTTGACAACGTTTGGCTATTGGTTTCCTTATCtcgaggacgaagaggcTAGAAAGCCGCATTTCGCCCTGGAGGGTTCCGTTGCCGTGGCTGGCGCCGTGGTCCAATGGCTGAGAGATAACTTGAGGCTGATTCCCAAGGCAGAGGATATCGGACCGTTGGCAAGCCGCGTGCCGGACTCTGGCGGCGTCGTCTTCGTGCCAGCATTCAGCGGACTGTTCGCCCCTTACTGGGATCCCGAAGCACGCGCAACGATCATGGGTATGTCGCAATTTACTACAGCATCACACATAGCGAGAGCAGCTGTCGAGGGAGTCTGTTTCCAAGCGCGCGCCATTCTCAAAGCCATGAGCTCCGATGCCCTGGGCGTTAAGGATAAAGACTTCTTGGAGGAAATCAGCGATGAGACCTATGAAAAGTCTATATTGTCCACCTTGGCAGTGGACGGAGGGATGTCTCGTTCCGACGAGGTGATGCAAATACAAGCCAATATCTTAGGGCCCTGCATCAAAGTCAGAAGATCTCCCACGCATGAATGTACAGCTCTCGGCGCAGCCATCGCTGCCGAAATGGCATTCAAAGACCCCAAGGATCGTCTCATGTGGAAGGACCTTCGTGATGTCAAAAAATTCGTATTCTACAACGGAGTCGAAAAGGGCCAGCAATGCCCTCTTGAACTGAAGCCAGATCTCAAGATCTTTATCAGTGAGTCCAAAAACTCCGAGCGAAGGAAAAAGTGGAAGATTTGGGAAGAGGCGGTAAAGAGATCCAGAGGCTGGCTATCGTCTATCAACTCCATAGACGAAGCAGACAACTGAGATTGACTTCATTTGTGACCCACTAGTGTATTTCCGATAATATTAAGTAATATCTGTATATGATTTAATGGCTCTTTATGTGACTGTTTTGAAATCCGTACACCCTCCGTTTCAATaccttttttttttccagATTTTGGACCGCCCCGACGACGCAACACATCATtatttttttcactattATCTGCCTCACTATAAATCGTAATATATCTAGAGTGACGCATCTGCAACTTCTTTCCGCTGCTTAGGTTAGAACCGTATCCAACCAACGATGGCTCCAGTTAAGAAAGTTGCTCCAGCACCATTTGCTTCCAAGGCTTCTAAGTCTAGCAAGCCAAAGAACCCATTGACTCACGCTTCTCCAAAGAGTTTCGGTATTGGTCAAGATATTCAACCAAAGAGAAACTTGTCCAGATACGTGAAATGGCCAGAGTACGTcagacttcaaagacaaaagaagatcttgtcgATTAGATTGAAGGTTCCTCCAGCTATTGCTCAATTCCAATACACCTTGGACAGAaactctgctgctgaaaccttcaagcttttcaacaagTACAGACCAGAGActgctgctgaaaagaaggaaagatTGACTAAGGAGGCTGCTGCCATCGCTGAGGGTAAGACCAGACAAGAGGCTTCTCCAAAGCCATACGCTGTCAAGTACGGTTTGAACCACGTCGTCTCCTTGGTtgagaacaagaaggctaAGTTGGTTTTGATTGCCAACGACGTCGACCCAATTGAGTTGGTCGTCTTCTTGCCAGCTTTGTGTAAGAAGATGGGTGTTCCATACGCCATCGTCAAGGGTAAGGCCAGGTTGGGTACCTTGGTCAACCAAAAGACTTCTGCCGTTGCTGCTTT
Above is a genomic segment from Torulaspora globosa chromosome 1, complete sequence containing:
- the GUT1 gene encoding glycerol kinase (ancestral locus Anc_4.9), producing MLGRCIQIHFPTRSIRLLRKLTVWKRPNYTVKSQYSLRNMTADENSKITVNEIIPLIAAIDVGTTSSRAILFNRLGQEVAKHQIEYSTSASKEKYAASGKRRFAVDDENQPIFSAEGIAIEQNEFLEIEDLIKRTGDPTLRFPKPGWVECKPLNILNNVVECFAKTLAFAQQVNSQRIPDGLPPYRIHCIGIASMRETTLVWSKSTGLPIVEYGIVWNDTRNAGIVTEKRNNTCEEEQARLRNKTGLPLYSTYFSCSKLRWLLDNEPKVTEAYEKGDLMFGTVDAWLIYHLTSSKTFVSDVTNASRTGFMNLDTLDYDEELLEYWGIDRKKIHLPKIVSSAEYYGDFCVPQVTKEHISPQDWELLEEFSNRNPRVPIQGSLGDQSASLVGQLAFKPGSAKCTYGTGCFLLYNTGSTKLISHHGALTTFGYWFPYLEDEEARKPHFALEGSVAVAGAVVQWLRDNLRLIPKAEDIGPLASRVPDSGGVVFVPAFSGLFAPYWDPEARATIMGMSQFTTASHIARAAVEGVCFQARAILKAMSSDALGVKDKDFLEEISDETYEKSILSTLAVDGGMSRSDEVMQIQANILGPCIKVRRSPTHECTALGAAIAAEMAFKDPKDRLMWKDLRDVKKFVFYNGVEKGQQCPLELKPDLKIFISESKNSERRKKWKIWEEAVKRSRGWLSSINSIDEADN
- a CDS encoding 60S ribosomal protein eL8 (ancestral locus Anc_4.8), with product MAPVKKVAPAPFASKASKSSKPKNPLTHASPKSFGIGQDIQPKRNLSRYVKWPEYVRLQRQKKILSIRLKVPPAIAQFQYTLDRNSAAETFKLFNKYRPETAAEKKERLTKEAAAIAEGKTRQEASPKPYAVKYGLNHVVSLVENKKAKLVLIANDVDPIELVVFLPALCKKMGVPYAIVKGKARLGTLVNQKTSAVAALTEVREEDEAALAKIISTVNANFADKYDEVKKHWGGGIMGNKAQAKLAKRAKAASA